In Phaseolus vulgaris cultivar G19833 chromosome 10, P. vulgaris v2.0, whole genome shotgun sequence, a single genomic region encodes these proteins:
- the LOC137819084 gene encoding AT-hook motif nuclear-localized protein 22-like, which translates to MDPVAAQGRPLPPPFLTRDLHLHPHHQFQPHHNHQNTEDEAANGRGQKRGRDENTGSGGGATTPPHAGGDGQEPGSGDGGGGSEMGRRPRGRPAGSKNKPKPPIIITRDSANALRSHVMEIANGCDIMESVTAFARRRQRGVCVLSGSGTVTNVTLRQPASPGAVVTLHGRFEILSLSGSFLPPPAPPAASGLAIYLAGGQGQVVGGSVVGPLLASGPVVIMAASFGNAAYERLPLEDEETPVPVPGTGGLGSPGIAGTQQQSQSQPQQPQQLVGDPNTSSLFHGVPQNLLNSVQLPAEGYWGGTARPSF; encoded by the coding sequence ATGGATCCTGTTGCAGCACAAGGACGTCCTCTCCCTCCCCCTTTTCTCACTAGAGATCTTCACTTACACCCTCACCACCAATTCCAACCCCACCACAACCACCAAAACACGGAGGATGAAGCTGCCAATGGCCGCGGCCAGAAGCGAGGTCGCGACGAGAACACCGGCAGTGGAGGCGGGGCCACCACGCCCCCCCACGCCGGCGGAGATGGCCAGGAACCCGGGTCAGGAGATGGAGGAGGAGGAAGTGAAATGGGGAGAAGGCCAAGAGGAAGACCCGCAGGGTCCAAGAACAAGCCCAAACCACCCATTATCATCACAAGGGACAGTGCCAACGCTCTCCGATCCCATGTTATGGAAATCGCCAACGGCTGCGACATCATGGAGAGCGTCACTGCCTTCGCAAGGCGGCGACAGCGTGGTGTTTGTGTGCTCAGCGGCAGCGGCACCGTCACCAACGTGACCCTCCGGCAGCCAGCTTCTCCGGGCGCCGTTGTGACCCTTCATGGAAGGTTCGAGATTCTATCCCTGTCCGGTTCATTTCTGCCGCCGCCGGCTCCGCCAGCCGCCTCAGGACTAGCCATTTACCTTGCTGGCGGACAGGGACAGGTAGTAGGTGGAAGCGTGGTGGGACCCCTGCTGGCTTCAGGTCCCGTTGTTATCATGGCTGCTTCATTTGGTAATGCTGCTTATGAGAGACTACCCTTAGAGGATGAGGAAACTCCGGTACCAGTTCCGGGCACTGGCGGATTAGGGTCGCCGGGAATTGCAGGGACACAGCAGCAATCGCAATCTCAGCCGCAACAGCCACAGCAGCTTGTGGGAGATCCCAATACTTCTTCTCTCTTCCATGGAGTTCCTCAGAATCTTCTGAATTCGGTTCAATTACCGGCTGAGGGTTATTGGGGTGGCACTGCACGCCCCTCTTTTTAA